The following proteins are encoded in a genomic region of Natrinema sp. HArc-T2:
- a CDS encoding DUF2240 family protein, which yields MSLRVAVAAPFIQHGTRRLKENEFVVALSLDRDWFSPDQSKRLIDVATKEGLLERTDDGLDVTFDPAEVTVPEEFMPDEDLLRERSAFERVLDSLVAEGMEKHEAVGAINTLQGELGLTIEAAAVVYARREGFEVDELVPIARAALRDTEDS from the coding sequence ATGAGTCTCCGCGTCGCGGTCGCCGCCCCGTTCATCCAACACGGCACGCGTCGCCTCAAGGAAAACGAGTTCGTCGTTGCCCTCTCGCTCGACCGAGACTGGTTCTCGCCCGACCAATCGAAGCGACTGATCGATGTCGCGACGAAAGAGGGGCTGCTCGAGCGAACCGACGACGGGCTCGACGTAACGTTCGATCCCGCCGAGGTGACGGTACCCGAGGAGTTCATGCCCGACGAGGACCTCCTGCGGGAGCGGTCGGCGTTCGAACGCGTCCTCGACTCGCTGGTCGCCGAGGGGATGGAAAAACACGAAGCCGTCGGCGCGATCAACACCCTTCAAGGGGAACTCGGGCTCACGATCGAGGCCGCAGCAGTCGTTTACGCCCGCCGCGAGGGCTTCGAGGTCGACGAGCTCGTCCCGATCGCCCGCGCGGCCCTCCGCGACACCGAAGACAGTTAG
- a CDS encoding protein sorting system archaetidylserine decarboxylase: MKFAPGAWKYAIVPLLAAPFALLYSATVGLVAFALGAGTLAFFRDPERTPPATGVVSPADGTVSVLREEGDRVRLGVFMNVWHVHVVRAPFAGHVTGVEHVPGANRPAFSKESDRNERVHVRLASDSANLPSAPAEAATTGDDSTTAVDGPGHDAAVTLIAGAFARRIHPYADPGDDVSRGDRIGHIAFGSRVDLLFPPTVDREDVAVDIGDSMTAGETVVLESSPQPTTDRSGHEQ; the protein is encoded by the coding sequence ATGAAATTCGCACCGGGGGCCTGGAAGTACGCCATCGTCCCTTTGCTCGCCGCGCCGTTTGCGCTTCTTTATAGCGCCACCGTCGGGCTCGTCGCGTTTGCGCTTGGCGCGGGAACCCTCGCGTTCTTTCGCGACCCGGAGCGGACGCCGCCAGCGACCGGTGTCGTCTCGCCGGCCGACGGGACCGTCTCCGTCCTTCGCGAGGAAGGCGATCGGGTCCGGCTGGGCGTCTTTATGAACGTCTGGCACGTTCACGTCGTTCGCGCTCCGTTCGCGGGCCACGTGACCGGCGTCGAACACGTCCCCGGCGCGAATCGACCCGCGTTCTCGAAGGAATCTGACCGAAACGAACGCGTGCACGTCCGTCTCGCGTCGGACTCCGCGAACCTGCCGTCGGCACCTGCCGAGGCAGCGACGACCGGAGACGACTCCACGACAGCGGTCGACGGACCGGGCCACGATGCTGCGGTCACACTGATCGCCGGCGCGTTCGCCCGTCGCATCCATCCCTACGCCGACCCCGGTGACGACGTCTCGCGTGGCGACCGCATCGGTCACATCGCCTTCGGCAGCCGCGTCGATCTGCTCTTTCCGCCGACGGTCGACCGCGAGGACGTCGCTGTCGACATCGGCGACTCGATGACTGCCGGAGAAACCGTCGTCCTCGAGTCGTCGCCCCAGCCAACGACCGATCGATCCGGTCACGAACAGTAA
- a CDS encoding cation:proton antiporter regulatory subunit — translation MTIYESDLPGVGKKFEVELEDDSRLVIVTHNTGKREVYLKPDADADGDKLFEVSDRLARKIGTILEGAYFQPVQAEAVETMLSDETYLEWYTVTETAEVAGKTLAESDVRDRTGVSIVAIQRGDELISPPTPETVLEAGDTVVVIGEQEDCTQFEALLGDGFEE, via the coding sequence ATGACCATCTACGAGAGCGACCTCCCCGGCGTCGGGAAGAAATTCGAGGTCGAACTCGAGGACGACTCTCGGCTCGTCATCGTGACCCACAACACGGGGAAACGAGAGGTGTACCTGAAACCGGACGCGGACGCTGACGGCGACAAACTGTTCGAAGTCTCGGATCGGCTCGCCCGGAAGATCGGCACGATTCTGGAAGGGGCATACTTCCAGCCGGTCCAGGCCGAGGCAGTCGAGACCATGCTGTCCGACGAGACCTACCTCGAGTGGTACACCGTCACAGAGACAGCCGAAGTCGCCGGTAAGACGCTCGCTGAGTCGGACGTCCGTGATCGAACGGGCGTCTCCATCGTCGCTATCCAGCGCGGCGATGAGTTGATCTCACCGCCAACGCCGGAGACGGTCCTCGAGGCCGGCGACACGGTCGTCGTCATCGGCGAGCAAGAGGACTGTACACAGTTCGAAGCACTGCTCGGAGACGGGTTCGAGGAGTGA
- a CDS encoding cation:proton antiporter — MATETALVDVGILFAAVALAGIVANRIDQSVIPLYIITGMVLGPNVLGELPDLAGSEVAVGGVDLLAALGGLALGDTDFVVVGAELGIVLLLFFLGLEFNLERLLASKDRIGKAGTIDLALNFGIGLLFGYLVFGSALAAILTAGVVYISSSAIITKSLLDLGWIANAESEPMLGTLVYEDLFIAVYLAIVSALVLGGGDLGAAAGQIAIAIVVILALLALVTYGTDFFQRFLEADTNEFVVVRALGVTVLVAGIALALGVSEAVAAFFVGMAFSGTDHVHDLERLLEPLRDAFAAIFFFWIGLVTDPGLFTLSVVGIIVAAVIVTTPPKLVSGYLGGRIYDLDERRSLRVGLGMATRGEFSLIIASVALTGAGSGIPTETAETIYAVAVGYVLVMSILGTSLMQYSSRLEPVFVSLLERGRSRTGRASDD, encoded by the coding sequence GTGGCAACTGAGACGGCACTCGTCGACGTGGGAATACTCTTTGCCGCGGTCGCACTCGCCGGCATCGTCGCGAATCGGATCGACCAGTCCGTCATTCCGTTGTACATCATCACCGGGATGGTGCTGGGACCGAACGTCCTCGGCGAACTCCCCGACCTCGCCGGCAGCGAGGTTGCCGTCGGCGGCGTCGACCTCCTGGCGGCGCTCGGGGGGCTCGCACTCGGCGACACGGACTTCGTCGTCGTCGGTGCGGAGCTCGGAATCGTCCTCCTGTTGTTCTTCCTCGGTCTCGAGTTCAATCTGGAGCGGCTACTCGCGAGCAAGGATCGGATCGGCAAGGCGGGCACGATCGACCTCGCGCTCAACTTCGGGATCGGACTGCTGTTCGGCTATCTCGTCTTCGGGAGCGCACTCGCGGCCATCCTCACTGCCGGCGTCGTCTACATCTCCTCAAGCGCGATCATCACGAAGTCGCTGCTCGATCTGGGCTGGATCGCTAACGCCGAGTCGGAACCGATGTTGGGGACGCTCGTATACGAGGACCTGTTTATCGCCGTCTACCTGGCGATCGTCTCCGCGCTCGTCCTCGGCGGGGGCGATCTCGGGGCGGCCGCGGGCCAGATCGCGATCGCGATCGTCGTCATCCTCGCGCTGCTCGCGCTGGTCACGTACGGGACCGACTTCTTCCAGCGCTTTCTCGAGGCCGACACCAACGAGTTCGTCGTCGTCCGAGCGCTCGGCGTCACGGTCCTCGTTGCCGGCATCGCACTCGCGTTAGGCGTCAGCGAGGCCGTCGCCGCCTTCTTCGTCGGCATGGCCTTTTCGGGAACCGATCACGTCCACGACCTCGAGCGGCTGCTCGAGCCGCTTCGGGACGCCTTCGCGGCGATCTTCTTCTTCTGGATCGGGCTCGTCACCGATCCGGGGCTGTTTACGCTCTCGGTCGTCGGGATCATCGTTGCCGCTGTGATCGTGACGACGCCGCCAAAGCTCGTCAGCGGCTACCTCGGAGGTCGGATCTACGACCTCGACGAGCGCCGGTCGCTGCGCGTCGGGCTCGGCATGGCTACCCGCGGCGAGTTCTCGCTGATCATCGCGAGTGTCGCGCTCACCGGCGCCGGCAGCGGGATACCCACAGAGACCGCCGAGACGATCTACGCCGTCGCCGTCGGCTACGTCCTCGTCATGAGCATCCTCGGCACGTCACTCATGCAGTACTCGAGCCGGCTCGAACCCGTCTTCGTCTCGCTGCTCGAGCGGGGACGCAGCCGAACTGGCCGAGCGAGCGACGACTAA
- a CDS encoding DMT family transporter, with amino-acid sequence MNRYRNLGLFVTLATLWGGAFVAISAGLSYFPPLLFAAFRYDIAGVVMLGYAAMVVEPWRPRNRAEWGQVAVGAILLIAAYHAFLFVGQQRTPAATAAILVSLSPVLSTGFARLLVPTDALSPVGVIGVLVGLAGVAVIVQPTPSNLLAADAVSKGLVFCAAAAFALGSVLTRRLDAALPIETMEAWSMLGGAVVLHLVSLAIGEPLEPTAWTHPEAIGALAVLAFGASAVGFLIYFDLLERLGAVEINMVSYVAPIVTAIVGWLYLDEAIETVTLVGFGLIAVGFVLVKRRAIRRELTWGL; translated from the coding sequence GTGAACCGGTATCGAAATCTCGGGCTGTTCGTGACGCTCGCGACGCTGTGGGGCGGTGCATTCGTTGCGATCAGTGCAGGGCTTTCGTATTTTCCGCCGCTTCTGTTTGCGGCGTTTCGATACGATATCGCTGGTGTCGTGATGCTTGGCTATGCAGCGATGGTCGTCGAGCCGTGGCGGCCTCGAAACCGAGCCGAGTGGGGACAGGTCGCCGTCGGTGCCATCCTGTTGATCGCGGCCTATCACGCGTTCCTGTTCGTCGGCCAGCAGCGCACGCCGGCAGCTACCGCGGCCATTCTGGTGAGTCTCTCACCGGTGTTGAGCACCGGCTTCGCGCGGCTGCTCGTTCCGACCGACGCCCTCTCGCCGGTCGGCGTGATCGGTGTCCTCGTCGGCCTCGCCGGCGTCGCAGTGATCGTCCAGCCGACCCCGTCGAACCTGCTCGCAGCCGACGCCGTCTCGAAGGGACTCGTCTTCTGTGCAGCAGCGGCGTTCGCACTCGGCAGCGTCCTCACCCGCCGCCTCGATGCCGCGTTGCCGATCGAGACGATGGAAGCCTGGTCGATGCTCGGCGGCGCGGTCGTTCTCCATCTCGTGAGCCTCGCGATCGGCGAACCGCTCGAGCCGACCGCGTGGACTCACCCGGAAGCGATCGGGGCGCTCGCCGTCCTCGCATTCGGCGCGAGCGCAGTCGGTTTTCTCATCTATTTCGACCTGCTCGAGCGACTGGGTGCCGTCGAGATCAATATGGTCTCGTACGTGGCCCCGATCGTCACCGCGATCGTCGGCTGGCTCTATCTCGACGAAGCAATCGAGACCGTGACGCTGGTCGGGTTCGGACTCATCGCGGTCGGCTTCGTCCTCGTCAAACGACGCGCGATTCGTCGGGAACTCACCTGGGGGCTGTAA
- a CDS encoding HAD family hydrolase, producing the protein MPQAVVFDLDYTLAVPQRDRATILEEATATTGAPSLTREAYLAAHRRNLTTETREPIFADLLADTDSNTDPAAVATAYRETIADALKPLPGVEAMLADLRGEYRVGLLTNGPVRAQRDKLETLGWEGAFDAAVVTGELEAGKPDPRAFEAITDELNVTPAEAVYVGDEVEADIQGATEAGLTAVQVLLEDGPDPDPRAVAHVEQEAVATAVPAVVAGLE; encoded by the coding sequence ATGCCACAGGCGGTCGTCTTCGATCTCGATTACACGCTCGCCGTTCCCCAGCGGGATCGGGCGACCATCCTCGAAGAGGCCACGGCCACCACGGGTGCGCCATCGCTTACACGCGAGGCGTATCTCGCGGCCCATCGGCGAAACCTCACGACCGAAACGCGCGAACCCATTTTCGCCGACCTGCTCGCGGACACCGACAGCAACACCGACCCGGCCGCCGTTGCAACAGCGTATCGCGAGACGATCGCCGACGCCCTCAAGCCCCTGCCCGGCGTCGAAGCCATGCTCGCGGACTTACGCGGCGAGTATCGAGTTGGCCTGCTTACGAACGGCCCCGTTCGCGCCCAGCGAGACAAACTCGAGACGCTGGGCTGGGAGGGGGCCTTCGACGCCGCCGTCGTCACCGGCGAACTCGAGGCGGGGAAACCCGACCCTCGTGCGTTCGAGGCGATCACTGACGAACTGAACGTCACACCCGCCGAAGCGGTCTACGTCGGTGACGAGGTCGAGGCCGACATCCAGGGCGCGACCGAGGCCGGATTGACCGCGGTGCAGGTGCTGCTCGAGGACGGCCCCGACCCCGATCCGCGCGCCGTCGCACACGTCGAGCAAGAAGCGGTTGCGACGGCTGTTCCGGCGGTTGTCGCCGGGCTCGAGTGA
- a CDS encoding polysaccharide deacetylase family protein, whose amino-acid sequence MKRRTYLSAALVAALAGCSTSEESGDGPSSDQPTTEQFDDFENVDAWDVPLGTLTADQERAYTGSQSARLESGSDNQFRIVRKLDEPQDFTGVRPTMAMATEHEADIVIQLLDGDENRMIFRQRMHKDTPLVHNNFGVDSVDGEPDLTAITEVQIIRWTADDDKGSIWIDDLRFAPTPDVGKVMVHFDGGHESIYTHGFPILDEYGYPATSFIVPSRVREDESATGNHLLSDQITELSDAGWTIGSHSMHGQNLTTLSGRDPETEVSDAKAWLEDNGYEEGARYFSYPVGQYNGEVLEAVSENHSLAFAGRYPSQGAAMNPQLCSRVTGLSAEEARTALDLTAELGGITSLAFTRLDGSSQSELRETVSYLNELESAGELEVITPTEMEESFVAQ is encoded by the coding sequence ATGAAACGACGAACGTATCTCAGCGCCGCTCTCGTAGCCGCTCTCGCCGGCTGTTCGACGTCCGAAGAATCGGGCGACGGCCCCAGCTCTGACCAGCCGACGACCGAACAGTTCGACGATTTCGAGAACGTGGACGCGTGGGACGTGCCACTCGGGACGCTCACCGCCGATCAAGAGCGTGCGTACACCGGCTCGCAGTCCGCACGGCTCGAGTCGGGATCCGACAACCAGTTCCGGATCGTCCGGAAACTGGACGAGCCACAGGATTTCACGGGCGTGCGACCGACCATGGCGATGGCGACGGAACACGAGGCTGACATAGTCATCCAGTTACTCGACGGGGACGAGAATCGGATGATCTTCAGGCAGCGAATGCACAAGGACACGCCGCTCGTCCACAATAATTTCGGCGTCGACAGCGTCGACGGCGAGCCCGACCTGACCGCGATCACCGAGGTCCAGATCATCCGCTGGACCGCCGACGACGACAAGGGGTCGATCTGGATCGATGACCTGCGGTTTGCCCCCACGCCGGACGTCGGCAAGGTCATGGTACACTTCGACGGCGGCCACGAGTCCATCTACACGCACGGATTCCCGATTCTCGACGAGTACGGGTATCCCGCAACGTCGTTTATCGTCCCGAGCCGGGTTCGCGAAGACGAAAGCGCGACGGGCAACCACCTGCTCTCCGACCAGATCACGGAGCTGTCCGACGCCGGCTGGACGATCGGGAGTCATTCGATGCACGGCCAGAATCTCACCACCCTGTCGGGACGCGACCCGGAAACGGAGGTCAGCGACGCGAAAGCGTGGCTCGAGGACAACGGCTACGAGGAAGGCGCGCGCTACTTCTCGTATCCGGTCGGCCAGTACAACGGGGAGGTCCTCGAGGCCGTCTCAGAGAACCACAGCCTCGCGTTCGCCGGTCGCTACCCATCACAGGGTGCCGCGATGAATCCACAGCTCTGCTCGCGAGTCACCGGCCTCAGCGCCGAGGAGGCGCGGACGGCGCTCGATCTCACCGCGGAGCTAGGCGGTATCACGTCGCTGGCGTTCACCCGACTCGACGGAAGTTCCCAGTCGGAGCTTCGAGAGACGGTCAGCTACCTCAACGAACTGGAATCCGCTGGCGAGCTCGAGGTGATCACTCCCACGGAGATGGAAGAGTCGTTCGTCGCCCAATGA
- a CDS encoding DEAD/DEAH box helicase: MTDGDVAAFTHLGATVRGALSERGFSQPTAPQRLAIPPLSAGENTLVIAPTGSGKTETAMLPVFDHLVADEGEASTAKRSTSEGSSDNGPPEGFGALYITPLRALNRDMRERLEWWGDYLDLAVDVRHGDTTQYQRSKQAEDPPDVLITTPETVQAMLTGERLREALADVSHVVIDEVHELAASKRGAQLAIGLERLRDLAGPFQRIGLSATVGDPGEVGQFLTGGRPCEIREIDVGSNVDVTVRQPEITDEDERLAGELMTEPDTASHVRLIRDLVATHESTLIFVNTRQTAEALGSRFKELELPIGVHHGSLSKEARIDVEDRFKAGDLDGLLCTSSMELGIDVGQVDHVVQYKSPRQVTRLLQRIGRAGHRQDAVSSGTIVTTRPDDTFEALAIARRARDGEVEPAAIHEGSLDVVANQLPAIVQSRGDTDVDEAVKTITRAYPFRNVSAETIREIVSELDRNRIIWFDEGEDRIETTGGTWQYVYSNLSMIPDEETYEVHDIASGGQIGTLDERFVVNFAQPGEVFIQRGEMWRIAEIDDDEARVKVSPIEDPAGEVPSWIGQEIPVPAAVAGEVGELRAVAEPQLQSGADAAAVGRELAGRYPSDEYTLTEACTQLERQVDADAPMPTTDRLVLERQGRTIVLNAPFGHMANETLGRLLSALLGQRAGSSVGLETDPYRIELEVPTSIATSDVLDVLSETDPDHVEAIVELGLKRSDALAFRLAQVSAKFGALKRWQNTGSGRISNDRLLAALEDTPMYEEAIREVFHEDLDINRASAVLETIQSGELEVVTHRGRTPVGQGGRSSGGKELLAPDNADASVIETVRDRIHDDRVILLCTHCTEWKVKTKVKRVPDQPECPECGSTRIASLNPWADEVVQAVRAEEKDDEQRDMTERAFRAASLVQSHGKQAVIAMAARGVGPHNAAQIINKLREDEAEFYRDILSKEREYARTQSFWD, encoded by the coding sequence ATGACTGACGGGGACGTCGCGGCGTTTACCCACCTCGGCGCAACGGTTCGCGGGGCGCTCTCCGAACGCGGCTTCTCGCAGCCGACGGCACCGCAGCGACTGGCGATCCCACCGCTGTCTGCCGGCGAGAACACGCTCGTGATCGCACCGACCGGGAGCGGCAAGACCGAGACGGCGATGTTGCCCGTTTTCGATCACCTGGTCGCTGACGAGGGAGAGGCGAGCACAGCGAAGCGATCCACGTCGGAGGGGTCCTCCGACAACGGGCCACCCGAGGGGTTCGGCGCGCTCTATATCACGCCGTTGCGGGCGCTCAACCGCGACATGCGCGAGCGTCTCGAGTGGTGGGGGGACTACCTCGACCTCGCGGTCGACGTCCGCCACGGCGATACGACCCAGTACCAGCGGAGCAAACAGGCCGAGGATCCGCCGGACGTGCTGATCACGACACCCGAGACCGTCCAGGCGATGCTCACCGGCGAACGCCTGCGCGAGGCCTTGGCGGACGTCTCCCACGTCGTGATCGACGAGGTCCACGAACTCGCAGCCTCGAAACGAGGGGCACAGTTAGCGATCGGCCTCGAGCGACTCCGCGATCTCGCGGGGCCGTTCCAGCGGATCGGCCTCTCGGCGACCGTCGGTGACCCCGGCGAAGTCGGGCAGTTCCTCACCGGCGGGCGGCCATGCGAGATTCGCGAGATCGATGTGGGGAGTAATGTCGATGTAACGGTTCGCCAGCCAGAGATTACCGACGAGGACGAGCGGTTGGCGGGGGAACTGATGACCGAGCCGGATACGGCCAGTCACGTCCGGCTGATCCGTGACCTCGTCGCGACCCACGAGTCGACGCTGATCTTCGTCAACACGCGCCAGACCGCGGAGGCGCTCGGTTCGCGATTCAAGGAGCTCGAGTTGCCGATCGGCGTCCACCACGGTTCGCTCTCGAAGGAGGCCCGGATCGACGTCGAGGACCGGTTCAAGGCCGGCGACCTCGACGGCCTGCTGTGTACGTCATCGATGGAGCTGGGCATCGACGTGGGCCAGGTCGATCACGTGGTCCAGTACAAGAGCCCCCGGCAGGTCACGCGGCTCCTCCAGCGGATCGGGCGGGCGGGCCACCGCCAAGATGCGGTCTCGAGCGGGACGATCGTCACGACCCGCCCCGACGATACGTTCGAGGCACTGGCGATCGCCCGCCGGGCCCGCGACGGCGAGGTCGAACCGGCAGCGATCCACGAGGGAAGTCTGGACGTGGTGGCGAATCAGTTGCCGGCGATCGTGCAGAGTCGCGGCGATACGGACGTCGACGAAGCCGTCAAAACCATCACGCGCGCGTACCCGTTTCGAAATGTGTCTGCGGAGACGATTCGCGAGATCGTCTCCGAGCTGGACCGCAACCGGATCATCTGGTTCGACGAGGGCGAGGACCGCATCGAGACCACCGGCGGCACCTGGCAGTATGTCTATTCGAATCTCTCGATGATCCCCGACGAGGAGACCTACGAGGTCCACGACATTGCCTCGGGCGGCCAGATCGGGACCCTAGACGAGCGGTTCGTCGTCAACTTCGCCCAGCCGGGCGAGGTGTTCATCCAGCGCGGCGAGATGTGGCGGATCGCCGAGATCGACGACGACGAGGCCCGGGTCAAGGTGAGCCCGATCGAGGATCCCGCCGGCGAGGTGCCGTCGTGGATCGGCCAGGAGATACCCGTCCCTGCCGCGGTCGCCGGCGAGGTCGGCGAGCTCCGGGCCGTCGCCGAGCCACAGCTTCAGTCGGGAGCCGACGCCGCCGCAGTCGGGCGCGAACTCGCTGGCCGGTACCCGAGCGACGAGTACACGCTGACCGAGGCCTGCACGCAACTCGAGCGACAGGTCGACGCCGACGCGCCGATGCCGACGACCGACCGGCTCGTCCTCGAGCGCCAGGGGCGGACGATCGTCCTGAATGCACCGTTCGGCCACATGGCAAACGAGACACTCGGGCGGCTGCTCTCTGCCCTGTTGGGCCAGCGGGCCGGCTCGTCGGTCGGCCTCGAGACCGACCCCTACCGGATCGAACTCGAGGTGCCGACGTCGATCGCGACCAGCGATGTGCTGGACGTGCTCTCCGAGACCGACCCCGACCACGTCGAGGCGATCGTCGAACTCGGGCTCAAGCGCTCGGACGCGCTCGCGTTTCGGCTCGCACAGGTCTCGGCGAAGTTCGGCGCGCTCAAGCGCTGGCAGAACACGGGCTCGGGTCGGATCTCCAACGACCGGTTGCTGGCAGCGCTCGAGGACACCCCGATGTACGAGGAGGCGATTCGAGAGGTGTTCCACGAGGATCTGGATATCAACCGTGCGAGTGCGGTACTCGAAACGATTCAGTCGGGCGAACTCGAAGTAGTGACCCACCGCGGGCGGACGCCGGTCGGACAGGGTGGCCGGTCATCGGGTGGCAAGGAACTGCTCGCACCCGATAACGCCGACGCGAGCGTCATCGAGACGGTTCGCGATCGAATTCACGACGACCGGGTCATTCTGCTCTGTACCCACTGCACGGAGTGGAAAGTGAAGACGAAAGTCAAGCGCGTCCCCGACCAGCCCGAGTGTCCCGAGTGTGGCTCGACCAGAATCGCGTCGCTGAATCCGTGGGCTGACGAGGTCGTTCAGGCGGTTCGTGCCGAGGAAAAGGACGACGAGCAACGGGACATGACCGAGCGCGCGTTCCGGGCCGCGAGTCTCGTCCAGAGCCACGGTAAGCAGGCGGTGATCGCGATGGCTGCCCGCGGTGTCGGCCCACACAACGCTGCCCAGATCATCAACAAGCTCCGCGAGGACGAGGCTGAGTTCTACCGGGACATCCTCTCGAAAGAACGCGAGTACGCCCGGACCCAGTCGTTCTGGGATTGA
- a CDS encoding ribonuclease H, with product MAAHGRSALRDLFDESPTPHIAHPPRTHHRDFYVATDGSFRESGGGLGAVIETRDGTRVARVATTDTPPDNNVAEYRALHLGLDVLAARAPRDAAVGVLIDHDALASNVNNAILAAQHPDGKSPRPISVPAATRYHWRGIQARLCGFDEVRAARIDSDQNPAHPLANAPEQYRHVNRTSDRCVLPETPEPSAATEFPPPSRADRNGPGGGRASD from the coding sequence ATGGCCGCTCACGGCCGGTCCGCACTGCGGGACCTGTTCGACGAGTCGCCCACACCCCACATTGCCCATCCCCCTCGGACCCACCATCGTGATTTCTACGTCGCTACCGACGGGTCCTTCCGGGAGTCGGGCGGTGGACTGGGCGCTGTTATCGAAACGCGCGACGGCACCCGCGTCGCACGCGTCGCGACGACGGACACGCCGCCGGACAACAACGTCGCCGAGTATCGGGCGCTGCATCTCGGACTCGACGTGCTCGCCGCGCGAGCGCCACGAGACGCCGCCGTCGGCGTCCTGATCGACCACGACGCGCTCGCCAGCAACGTCAACAACGCCATCCTCGCAGCTCAACACCCCGACGGGAAATCACCCCGCCCGATTTCAGTCCCGGCTGCGACACGGTATCACTGGCGGGGCATTCAGGCCCGTCTCTGTGGGTTCGACGAGGTCCGGGCCGCTCGCATCGACAGCGATCAAAACCCTGCCCACCCGCTTGCGAACGCACCGGAGCAGTACCGCCACGTCAACCGAACGTCCGATCGATGTGTCCTCCCCGAGACGCCGGAGCCGAGCGCTGCCACCGAATTCCCACCACCGTCTCGAGCCGACCGCAACGGCCCCGGCGGCGGTCGTGCCTCGGACTGA